A window of the Zeugodacus cucurbitae isolate PBARC_wt_2022May chromosome 4, idZeuCucr1.2, whole genome shotgun sequence genome harbors these coding sequences:
- the LOC105210440 gene encoding glutamate decarboxylase, whose protein sequence is MSINPNGYKLSDKTARLTAHDLLPTTVSATAETREFLQKVIDVLLDFVKATNDRNEKVLEFHHPEEMKTLLNLEIPDRAVTLQQLIEDCATTLKYQVKTGHPHFFNQLSCGLDIVSMAGEWLTATANTNMFTYEIAPVFILMENVVLSKMRQIIGWEGGDSILAPGGSISNLYAFLAARHKMFPNYKEHGAAGLPGQLVMFTSDQCHYSVKSCAAVCGLGTDHCVMVPSDEHGKMITSELERLILERKAKGHIPFFVNATAGTTVLGAFDNINHIADICQKHNCWLHVDAAWGGGLLLSRKYRHPRLSGIERADSVTWNPHKLMGALLQCSTIHFKEDGLLISCNQMSAEYLFMTDKQYDISYDTGDKVIQCGRHNDIFKLWLQWRSKGNEGFERQQDRLMQLAEYQVKRIREQPDRFHLILEPELVNVSFWYIPKRLRGVPHDKRKEAELAKLCPIIKGRMMQKGSLMVGYQPDDRRPNFFRSIVSSAAVTEQDVDFMLDEIHRLGDDL, encoded by the exons ATGTCGATCAATCCAAACGGGTATAAATTGTCCGATAAAACGGCACGTCTAACGGCACATG ATCTTTTGCCGACAACAGTCAGCGCCACTGCTGAGACCCGAGAGTTCCTGCAGAAGGTCATCGATGTGCTATTGGACTTTGTCAAGGCGACCAATGATCGCAATGAGAAGGTCTTGGAATTCCATCATCCAGAGGAAATGAAGACGCTACTAAACTTGGAGATACCTGATCGTGCTGTGACGTTGCAGCAGCTCATTGAAGATTGTGCCACAACACTGAAGTATCAAGTGAAAACTG GACATCCACACTTCTTCAATCAGCTGTCATGCGGACTGGACATCGTCTCTATGGCTGGCGAGTGGTTGACTGCAACTGCCAATACCAACATGTTCACATATGAGATTGCACCCGTCTTCATCCTAATGGAGAATGTGGTGCTCTCCAAGATGCGTCAAATCATTGGCTGGGAAGGTGGAGACTCCATATTGGCACCCGGTGGTTCGATCTCCAATTTGTATGCATTCCTTGCGGCACGTCACAAAATGTTCCCCAATTACAAGGAACATGGCGCCGCTGGACTACCCGGACAACTGGTGATGTTCACCTCTGATCAATGTCACTACTCCGTGAAATCATGCGCTGCCGTTTGTGGTCTGGGCACAGATCACTGTGTTATGGTGCCATCTGATGAGCACGGCAAGATGATAACTTCTGAGTTGGAGCGTTTGATTTTGGAACGAAAGGCCAAGGGACACATTCCATTCTTTGTGAATGCCACTGCTGGTACTACGGTGTTGGGTGCCTTCGACAACATCAATCATATAGCGGATATTTGCCAGAAGCACAATTGTTGGTTGCACGTTGAT GCTGCTTGGGGTGGTGGCCTGCTTTTGTCGCGTAAATACCGTCATCCACGTCTCTCGGGCATTGAGCG AGCTGACTCAGTCACCTGGAATCCACATAAATTGATGGGCGCTTTATTACAGTGCTCCACCATACATTTCAAGGAAGAT GGTCTATTGATTAGCTGTAATCAAATGTCAGCCGAATATCTCTTCATGACGGACAAACAGTACGACATCAGCTATGACACCGGCGACAAGGTTATTCAGTGTGGCCGTCACAATGACATCTTCAAATTGTGGCTGCAGTGGCGTTCCAAGGGCAATGAGGGTTTCGAACGTCAACAGGATCGTTTAATGCAACTCGCCGAATACCAAGTGAAGCGTATTCGTGAGCAACCAGATCGTTTCCATTTGATACTCGAACCAGAGTTAGTCAATGTTAGCTTCTGGTATATACCAAAGCGTCTACGCGGTGTGCCACATGACAAGAGGAAGGAAGCTGAATTGGCAAAG CTCTGCCCCATCATCAAGGGACGCATGATGCAGAAGGGTTCACTGATGGTCGGCTACCAGCCAGACGATCGACGTCCAAATTTCTTCCGTTCGATTGTCTCATCGGCCGCTGTGACCGAACAGGATGTCGACTTTATGCTGGATGAAATACATCGATTAGGTGACGATTTGTAA